In Halalkalicoccus tibetensis, the genomic window CGGCCGGTCGCGCTCGTAGCCGAGGTTCGAGAGCGTCGAGGCGTCGCCGGCCCCGATCCCGAAGACCGCCCGGCCGTCACTGAACTCATCGAGGGTCGCGACCCGCGAGGCCAGCGTCACGGGATGGGTTTCATAGGGGTTCGCGACGCCCGGACCCAGTCGGATGGCGTCGGTCCGGCGGGCGATCTCCGAGAGGGCGGCGAAGGGGTCGCGGTTGTTGTAGTGACAGCTCGCGAACGCCGTGTCGAAGCCCGCCGCCTCCGCGCGCGCGCCGAACTCGCCGACGCGTTCGACGGGGTGCTCGGGGGTGATCTCGATGCCCTTCGTTCCCTCGAAGCGACGCTCACTCATGACTCCACCCCCGAAGAGCCTGGCGGACGTAGTCGTCCTCGACCTCGCGGAAGTGTTCGTCGCTGCCCGCCATCCCGCCGAACTCGAAGCCCTCGACGAGGACGGCGGGCACTCCTCCATCGCCCTCGCCGGCGACGAGGTTCGCCGCGGCCGCCAGCTCGTCGATCACGTTCTCCACCGTGACCCCGAGCTCGCGGCCGTCGCGGTCGTGCTCGCCGCGCCAGTCGCGGCTCGCGGGCATGCCCGCCCAGCCGATCGCGACCCCACGCTGACCGTGGCGGAAGGGGCGCCCGCAGGTGTCGGTGACGATCACCGGCACGGAGAGGGCCTCGCTGAGGCGGGCGGCGCTCTCGGAGGGGTGTTTGGGAAGCAGGAGGAGGTCCTCGCCGCCGGTGTTCGAGCGGTCGATCCCGGCGTTCACACAGATATGGCCGAAGCGGGTCTCGGTGAGCAGGAACGGCGACTCCATGAGGAGCTCCGTGCTCTCCTCCAGGACGGCTTGGGCGAATCGGGGGTCCTTCTCCTCGCCGGTACGCTCCTCGAGACGGGCGGCGATCTCGCGGGCGCGCGGGCCGGCGGGGAACTCCTCGAGGGCGGCGAACCGCCCTTCGGCCTTCGAGAGGACGGTGCTCGCGAGACAGAGAACGGAGTCGGGCCCGGGGTCGATCCGCTCGGCGAGAAGCGAGGCAAGGTCGTCGCCGGGCCGGATCTCCGGGAGCCCGGAGACGGGTCGAAGCTGCATAGCCGGTATCGGCGTGCGCGGGTGAAAAGGCCGCCGACACCGGCGAGGATGGGGGAGGGCCGAAGCAAGGGCGGTGTTCAGGCGTCGAGCAGGTCCGAGACGGTGACGACCTCGAGGTCGCGGGCCTCGATCTCGTCGAGCACCTCCGCGAAGGCCTCCTCGCTGACGTCGTCGAGGTCGCCGACGCCGTGGACCATCGTGACGACGACCTGGTTGTAGTCGGCCGCCAGATCGAACAGCCGGGTCAGGTCCGAGGCGTCGTGGCCGTTGACCCGCGGGAGCATGTGGCCCTCAGCGGGCGGAGCAGCGCCGGGCTGGCCGCCGAAGATGAAGGAGGTCTCGTAGACCTCGCGGACGTCCTCGATCGATTCGGCGTCCATCCGGTTGTACGGCGCGAAGTAGTGGCGCGCGCCCTCCTCGTGGATCCGGTTCGCGATGTAGTTACGGGCGTTCTGGAGGTAGCGGACGCGGTCCTCGCTCGAGTCGAACCCGTCGGGCAGCGCGGTGTGTGGGTGCGCCGAGACGTCCCAGCCGGCGTCGCGCATCTCGCGACAGTGATCGAGGGTGAGCCGGTTGGGGCGGTGCAGCGAATCGGGAATGATCGCCGCGACGCCCGGCCAGCCGCGCTCCTCGAGCATCGGCAGCGCGGTCGTATACTGGCTCTCGACGCTGTCGTCGAACGTCAGGACCACGTAGCCCTGGTCGCCGCTCTCGGTCGCGCGCA contains:
- a CDS encoding polysaccharide deacetylase family protein encodes the protein MTKQHRRAFLATVGLGSAALAGCTGSLDFGNGDDDDNDDGDDTDNGNDDGTDVEDDYEEADVTAPAIASGDLVDDFEELDWHPMDDDHTTVEESDDALVGDHSMLVESDEEDQAGAFRVFQDGLDIEGQHLSFAVKVDSPLPARVILEARAPGRSDQLTSARSIPTEFDGWMRVEAGWTGERGEPNLGNIQELRIWVEPRQGAEGSISFRVDDMRATESGDQGYVVLTFDDSVESQYTTALPMLEERGWPGVAAIIPDSLHRPNRLTLDHCREMRDAGWDVSAHPHTALPDGFDSSEDRVRYLQNARNYIANRIHEEGARHYFAPYNRMDAESIEDVREVYETSFIFGGQPGAAPPAEGHMLPRVNGHDASDLTRLFDLAADYNQVVVTMVHGVGDLDDVSEEAFAEVLDEIEARDLEVVTVSDLLDA
- a CDS encoding coenzyme F420-0:L-glutamate ligase produces the protein MQLRPVSGLPEIRPGDDLASLLAERIDPGPDSVLCLASTVLSKAEGRFAALEEFPAGPRAREIAARLEERTGEEKDPRFAQAVLEESTELLMESPFLLTETRFGHICVNAGIDRSNTGGEDLLLLPKHPSESAARLSEALSVPVIVTDTCGRPFRHGQRGVAIGWAGMPASRDWRGEHDRDGRELGVTVENVIDELAAAANLVAGEGDGGVPAVLVEGFEFGGMAGSDEHFREVEDDYVRQALRGWSHE